The Halictus rubicundus isolate RS-2024b unplaced genomic scaffold, iyHalRubi1_principal scaffold0781, whole genome shotgun sequence DNA segment atggtatattctggtatattcttctatattctagtaatattatggtatattcttctatattctagtaatattatggtatattctggcatattctgctatattctagtatattcaggtatattctcgtatattcttctatattctagtaatattatggtatattcttctatattcgagtaatattatggtatattctggtatattcttgtatattctagtaatattatggtatattctggtatattctgctatattctagtatattcaggtatattctcgtatattcttctattttctagtaatattatggtatattttggcatattctgctatattctagtatattctcgaatattcttctatattctagtaatattatggtatattctcctatattctagtaatattatcgtatattctcgtatattcttctatattcgagtaatattatggtatattctggtatattcaagtatattctggtatattctgctatattctagtatattcaggtatattcaggtatattctggtatattcttctacattctaataatattatggtatattctggtatattcttctatattgtagtaatattatggtatattcttgtatattcttctatattctagtaatattatggtatattctggcatattctgctatattctagtatattcaggtatattctcgtatgttcttctatattctagtaatattatggtatattctttcatattctactatattctcgtatattctattatattctgctatattctagtatattttggtatattctcgtatattcttctatattcgagtaatattatggtatattctggtatattcaagtatattctggtatattctgctatattctagtatattctcgaatattcttctatattctagtaatgttatggtatattctcctatattctagtagtattatcgtatattctcatatattcttctatattctagtaatattatggtatattctaatatattctagtaatattatcgtatattctcgtatattcttctatattcgagtaatattatggtatattctggtatattctgatatattctggtatattctgctatattctagtatattctgctatattctagtatattcttctatattctagtaatgttatggtatattctggtctattcttctatattctagtaatattatggtatattctcgtatattcttccatattcaagtaatattatggtatattctggtatattcaagtatattctggtatattctgctttattctagtatattctcgaatattcttctatattctagtaatattatggtatattctaatatattctagtaatattatcgtatattctcgtatattcttctatattcgagtaatattatggtatattctggtatattcttctatattctagtaatattatggtatattctggtatattcttctatattctagtaatattatggtatattctggtatattgttcagccgcgagttaaacaaaagatccccttgaaaatccgcggcaccgctatttcaaggtgggaccagggaccgatcccttcaagaatagtttaatagttttactcgcgactgacaaatcggcacatcccaacatttggcgtgcagatggtatacacgttttatgacacgggcctctagggctgtttttgagaaagtcgccttcacgaaacctttcttaattgcccattagaattttcctcgcgccctcaacagccaaccgtactgtcataaaacgtggacctacaaaggtggcatcgcgggaccatccgacggtccctggccgatgaacatcgggcccacagctgtgatttcgcccgccgaaatccagcgacgttgccaccccgaaatggaatacccccactccacgccaacgcaccccgagtgcatggagagttggggtaaaacttttagtctaaatgcaactcccgcaaaggcaacatcgagattagactccggaactcgtcaacacgcggaccagccgctatagttccgtttgctccttgcagcattaaattccaaatttatatttaccatccttatcatccgaaaggatcgtaaggtcgcgccgagtagcgtcgtcgaaacaccctcgattgaggaatttacgcctcctcatagattctacgacagagtctacgccgcgaaaggtgcccgctccgtcggaaagtacattggtccttcgagccggatcatcAGTGCCGTGTGAtccaaaaaaaataaatgacactGAGTGACAGTTACAGTGGACAAAAGACTTTGTGAACGTGATTCAACGCAGCTTTGCGCATCGTTTACAACGGGACAACACCTGCAATCGGGAGATCCTGTCTGGACCAACCAGCATCCCAACAACTTGCAGTATCCCGGATTACCAAGGGCTGGACCAACCAGCATCTGGAAGGTCGCAGTTTGTGGGCCAAGCAATTGACGATTTGGGTCAACGCCAGGTGTCTGACACCAGTTCACCATCCTGAATTCAGCGCATCAAAGGTAGGCTCGTTTTTCGTTCGTCAATCTCCCAAAACATCTCCTTCATCACAAAATGCCTATGACAAACCCATCCTTGTCTCAAGCAACGGCTCTCAGCACTTTAAAGCGTAAGCGCGGCAGTGTAATCGGTCAGATTACGGCATTCTCGAAATTCTTAGATTCCGTCGATACCGAACAACCACCTGACATAGAtcttataaaaatgcatttgaacGGTCTCATTGAATTTTGGAAGCGTTTCGATGATATACAATCCGAGCTAGAGGCATTAGACGAAAACCAGGAACCTCGCCGATACGAGATACAAAACGAGTACTACGCGATAGTTGTCAGAGCcaacaaaataatagaaaaggcgcAACCAACTTTGCCCCAACGTCGCGGAACAGTCGAGTCACTCGCGACATCGGTAACTGCTCCGATGGCAATCAAGTTACCAGAAATGCGGTTGCCATCGTTCGACGGAAACATCGAAGATTGGGTATCATATTTCGACACATTCAAATCAACGATTGACTCGAATGAAAATCTGACTCCGTTGCAAAAACTGCAGTACCTCCGTTCAACCTTACACGGAAAGGCGTTGAAGTGCATCTCCGCGTTAAACACGACAGACGCGAATTATTACGATGCAATAGAACTGCTCAAAAAGAAGTACGATTGTCCGCGGAGAATAATCTTAAAACATTGCGACGCAATTAGGGATTATCCGAGATTAGTAAAGGACACTCCAGAGGCGTTAGACGATCTCGTGAACTCGGTCAACCAGCATCTACGAGCCTTGAAAAATCTAGGAGAAGACTTCACAAGATGTAACGGCTCTTTAATATCAATGATATTATCCAAGGTTAGCAGCGACACTGCATGGCTTTGGGAACTAACGATAAAAGGCAAAAACATGCCGTCGTACACGGACCTCttggattttctcgagaaacgcGCAAGTTGCGCACAAACTGGACCATCCAGTGCCTCCGCGGTGCCATTACGCCCTAGACCGAATTTTACAAGCTATCCGCAATCGACACGCCCCAGCGCGAACTTCACAAGCCATCCGCAGTCAACAAGACCACCCGCCAGATCACACGCTTTCGTAACGAGTAAAACACGTCAGACCGCCGATAACAAATCAAAAAACGCgtcgaattttaacgaaacgcGTCCAAATTCACAACCGAAGGAGTGCCCGATCTGCTACGGAGATCATAGCACATGGGGTTGCGAAAAATTCCGCGGAATGActcccgaaaaacgcaagttcgcCGTTGAAAGGGCCAAATTATGCACCAACTGCCTACACCCAGGGCATAGCGCGCAAAATTGCGATCGAGGTTCATGCCGAATATGTCAGCTACGACACCACACGTTGCTTCATCACTTCGAGCAGCAAGCGTCAACAAGCGGAACAATAAACGCTCAATCCGATACAGAATGACGGCTAAGACACAGAGAACAAAACGGAACGGGCTACCATCGAGCGTTCACCATAAACGCAATCACAAACGAAATTTTAGTTACGGCACAAATCCAGATCTTCAACAAAAATAAACGTCCGATAGATTGTCGAGCATTAATCGACACTTGCGCATCGATTAACTTAATTTCTGAACGCCTTGCTCAAAAAATCAACATCCCGCGGATGAAATGCTCGGTTCCCATTGGTTCTCTGAACGCTATGACCACTGTAGCAACCCACGCACTGAAGGCTACTATAGCTTCGCGAGTAAGCAATTACCAACGTTCGCTTACGTTCCTCATTGTGAACGACATCGCGCCTTTCGTTCCAGATCAAGAGATTGATcgcggaacaataaaaattccgccGAATCTGCACCTTGCAGATCCGGAATTCCATCGACCGGCACCGATCGATTTGTTATTAGGATCCGGAACAGCCCTCTCAATCTTATGCGTCGGCCAAATTGTCTTGTCACGCCCAGATGAGTCCGATCTCTACCTTCAAAAATCGCAACTCGGTTGGGTCATCGGGGGGAGCGCGCCAGTCACTTCTCCTGCTCATGGCACACTTTGCCACGCGACCACCGCGTTACAATTCGACCTCACCCGTTTCTGGGAGGTTGAAGAAGGCCCACAAAGACAGCATCTGTCTGAATCTGATATAATTTGCGAAAGCCATTTCCAAGAACACACAGTTCGGAATCGTGACGGCAGATACGTCGTGGCTTTACCTTTCAACGAGAAATTGTCGCGTCTCGGAGACTCCAAGGTACAAGcgaaaaaaagactccattcaTTGGAGCGAAAACTCCAACGAGAACCCGCACTCAAGCAAGAGTATCACGCGGTGATCCAAGAATACCTTGACCTCGGACACATGAGCGAACTGCCACAGGAACAACAGTCACCTGAGGGGTATTACCTACCACATCACGGGGTCGTTAAGGTCACCAGTGACACAACCAAACTCCGCGTAGTCTTCGACGGTTCTGCCACGACTAATTCAGGCATAGCATTAAATGACGCTCTCCACACCGGTCCAAAAATTCAAGACGATCTACTCCACATTTTATTAAGATTCCGCATTCATCGATACGTACTGACGGGAGACATTGAAAAGATGTACCGACAGTTCCTTGTACGTCCGGAAGACAGGAAATTTCAGCGTATCCTCTGGCGCGATACTACGGGTTCTATTAAAACTTATGAGCTGAATACTGTGACATTTGGACTATCTGCTGCACCATATCTTGCAATTCGCTGTTTGACACAGCTCAGTCGAGACGAAGGCCACCGCTTTCCTCAAGCCGGCAAGATTTTATTGCGTGACTTTTACGTGGATGACGTTCTGACCGGTACATCGACCATAGAAGAGGCATTATCCTTACGCGAAGACCTCACACAAATACTCAAGACCGCAAGACTGACAATACGACAATGGGCATCTAATGACCTTACTCTTCTGACTGGCTTGCCCGAGCAGGccattaacaaaaaattatacctGGGAGAGTCATCCACTCTCAAAACCTTAGGGATTGTCTGGAATTCCTCAAACGACTCTATTACGTACGCAGTCGAAACTTGCTCTCCACCATCACGTTCGACCAAACGCAGTATCACCTCAGAAATAGCAAAGATATATGATCCACTAGGGCTGCTCGGGCCAGTAATTATTACGGCAAAAATGCTACTACAAAGGATCTGGACCATAAAGGTTGACTGGGACGAGTCGCTGCCAATGGATATCCATACCGAATGGATacgtttttataataaattgccaGCGCTGAACAACATCACGTTCCCGCGACGCACAATCATTGAATCGCCAAGAAAAGTCGAACTACACGGTTTTAGTGACGCAAGCGAAAAGGCCTACGGAGCATGCCTCTACCTGCGTACAACCGACTCACGCGGTCACACCGAGACAACTCTTTTGTTCGCTAAATCCAAGGTCGCCCCATTGAAAACGATCTCAATACCACGACTCGAATTATGTGGAGCACTTCTGCTAACCTCTCTTGTCGAGACCGCAAAACAAGCGCTACCTGTGGAAATACATAAAACCATCTATTGGACCGACTCCACCATTGTTCTCCATTGGGTGAAGACATCTCCACACACTCTAAAAACCTTCGTGGCTAACAGAGTGTCGGAAATTCAAAGGCGCACAGCTAACGCAGATTGGCGACACGTACCCACTGCCGACAACCCGGCCGATCTTATCTCGCGAGGTCAATCACCAGAAGACTTCCTTCAACCTTCCATCTGGCAACACGGTCCGACTTGGCTCAACGAAGAAGAATCTTTCTGGCCCACTACCGAACTACCTCAACCAGAGACAATCCCAGAACAAAGGGTCGCGATTTGTCTCAAAGCATTAATTTGCGACACCACGATTCTGGACAACTGCTCCTCATGGGGAAAGCTTCAAAGAATCATCGCGCGCTGTCTCCGATGGAAAGGATCTAACACCACCAAAGGAAGTCTGACATCCTCCGAACTAAGATACGCCCACGACGTAATCATCAAACTGATACAAAGACAACACTTTGCAGAAGAATTGCGCTGCCTCTCGAGAAGCGAAATAGGCGTTAAGGGTAAGCTGCAACAACTGAACCCATTCATCGACAAAGACGGAATTCTGCGAGTAGGAGGCCGTCTGAAGAATTCGCGAATTCCATTCGCGCAAAAACATCCCATCGTCCTCCCAAAGGCTCGAATCACGGCATTAATAATAGAACACGAGCATCGAATACAATTACACGCTGGTACACAGGCTACCCTATACGCGATTAGACGCCGTTATTGGCCCATCGACGGTCGGAGTCAGGTAGGGAAAACCATCAGAAACTGCGTCCGCTGCTACCGTGTCCAACCGCCGCCAACACAATACGTGATGGGCGACCTACCTGAGGCTCGAGTCACCGACTCACGCCCATTTGCAAACGTCGGCGTTGATTATTGCGGTCCCTTTTTCATAAAGGAGCGACGATACCGAAGTCGAACCCACATTAAAGTATATGTCGCAGTTTTCGTTTGCCTCTCAGTAAAAGCCATTCACCTAGAATTGGTTAGCGATCTTACCTCCGAAGCATTTATAGCAGCCCTACGTCGTTTCATTGCTAGACGAGGTCATTGTATTAACATTTACTCTGACAATGGCACCAATTTCGTCGGCGCCAACAACGAGCTTCGAGACCTCCGCGAACTTTTGCAGTCCGATGACCACAACGAGAAGGTCAAAACCTTTCTTGCTGACCGATCCATCACGTGGAATTTTATTCCTCCATTAACACCTCACTTCGGCGGCAtctgggaagcggccgtgaaatcaTTCAAGCGTCATTTCTGGCGTATCGCAGGTGCTGAACGATTTACATTTGAAGTGTTCAACACTTTaattattgagatagaagcCGTTCTAAATTCACGTCCTTTAACTCCCATTTCATCAGACCCAAATGACACCCTTGTCCTAACTCCTGGCCATTTCCTGATTGGCGACTCGTTAACGAGTCTGCGCGAGCGCGATTTCAGGGATGTGCCATCAAACAGACTTTCAACCTGGCAACATATCCAGAAACTAAAGCAGCATTTCTGGAACCGATGGTACAAGGAGTACCTAAACGAGATGACGAGTCGTTCGAGATGGTCCAGCGGTACACACCCCATCAAGGAGGGCACCATCGTGCTCTTGAGGGAGGACAACGTACCACCGATGCAGTGGCCACTCGGGAGAGTCATCAAGGTCTACCCCGGATCTGATGGCATAGTTCGAGCTGCAACAGTGAGAACAGCCACAACCACACTCGATCGGGGCGTAAAACGGCTTGTACCGTTACCGAACCAGCCAGAGGAGGAACCACGGGATCCAACATCGACGTCAAGAACGCGCGATCCCTCAACCGATAATAACTAATTTATCGTAATCGCTAAGCTTTAGCTCATAAGATAGTTTACTTGTTCATTCTAGTACTTCAAACCTAGCGTATCTTTAATCCtatatagatttattttgatcgcgagtctctcaacggggggaggatgttcagccgcgagttaaacaaaagatccccttgaaaatccgcggcaccgctatttcaaggtgggaccagggaccgatcccttcaagaatagtttaatagttttactcgcgactgacaaatcggcacatcccaacatttggcgtgcagatggtatacacgttttatgacacgggcctctagggctgtttttgagaaagtcgccttcacgaaacctttcttaattgcccattagaattttcctcgcgccctcaacagccaaccgtactgtcataaaacgtggacctacaaaggtggcatcgcgggaccatccgacggtccctggccgatgaacatcgggcccacagctgtgatttcgcccgccgaaatccagcgacgttgccaccccgaaatggaatacccccactccacgccaacgcaccccgagtgcatggagagttggggtaaaacttttagtctaaatgcaactcccgcaaaggcaacatcgagattagactccggaactcgtcaacacgcggaccagccgctatagttccgtttgctccttgcagcattaaattccaaatttatatttaccatccttatcatccgaaaggatcgtaaggtcgcgccgagtagcgtcgtcgaaacaccctcgattgaggaatttacgcctactcatagattctacgacagagtctacgccgcgaaaggtgcccgctccgtcggaaagtacaatattcttctatattctagtaatattatggtatattttggcatattctgctatattctagtatattcaggtatattctcgtatattcttctatattctagtaatattatggtatattctggtatattctggtatattctggtatattctgctatattctagtatattctgctatattctagtatattctggtatattctcgtatattcttctatattctagtaatattatggtatattctggtatattcttctatattctagtattattatggtatattctggtatattcttctatattctagtaatattatggtatattctggtatattcttctaaattctagtaatattatggtatattctggtatattcttctatattctagtaatattatggtatattctcgtatattcttccatattcaagtaatattatggtatatactggtatattcaagtatattctggtatattctgctatattctagtatattctcgaatattcttctatattctagtaatattatggtatattctggtatattcttctatattctagtaatattattttatattctggtatattcttctatattctagtaatattatggtatattctggtatattcttctatattctagtaatattatggtatattctggtatattcttctatattctagtaatattatggtatattctggtatattcttctatattctagtaatattatggtatattctggcatattcttctatattctagtaatattatggtatattttggcatattctgctatattctagtatattcaggtatattctcgtatattcttctatattctagtaatattatggtatattctggtatattctagtaatattatggtatattctggtatattcttctatattctagtaatattatggtatattctggtatattcttctatattctagtaattttattgtatattctcatatattcttctatattcgagtaatattatggtatattctggtatattcaagtatattctggtatattctgctatattctagtatattcaggtatattcaggtatattctcgtatattcttctatattcgagtaatattatggtatattctggtatattcaagtatattctggtatattctgctatattctagtatattctcgaatattcttctatattctagtaatattatggtatattctcctatattctagtaatattatcaaatattcttctatattcgaataATATGTTGGTATAttagagtaatattatggtatattctggtatattcaagtacattctggtatattctgctatattctagtatattcaggtatattcaggtatattctgttatattcttctgtattccagtaatactatggtatattctggtatatacttctatattctagtaatattatggtatattctcgtatattcttccatattcgagtaatattatggtatattcgagtaatattatggtatattctggtatattcaagtatattctggtatattctcgaatattcttctatattctagtaatgttatggtatattctcctatattctagtaatattatcgtatattctcatatattcatctatattcgagtaatattatggtatattctggtatattcaagtatattctggtatattctgctatattctagtatattcaggtatattcaggtatattctcgtgtattcttctatattcgagtaatattatggtatattctggtatattcttgcatattctagtaatattatggtatattctggtatattcttccatattctagtaatattatggtatattctggtatattcttctatattccagtaatattatggtatattctcgtatattcttctatattcgagtaatattatggtatattatggtattttcaattatattctggtatattctagtatattgaggtatattctcgtatattcttctatattctagtaatattatggtgtattctggtatattctgatatattctggtatattctgctatattctagtatattctggtatattctcgtatattcttctatattctagtaatattattgtatattctggtatattcttctatattctagtaatattatggtatattctggtatattcttctatattctagtaatattatggtatattctggtatgttcttctatattctagtaatattatggtatattctcgtatattcttctatattcgtgtaatattatggtatattatggtatattcaagtatattctggtatattctgctatattctggtatattctcgtatattcttctatattctagtaatattatggtatattctggtatattcttctatattctagtaatattatgatatattctggtatattcttctatattctagtaatattatggtatattctcgtatattcttccatattcg contains these protein-coding regions:
- the LOC143364630 gene encoding uncharacterized protein LOC143364630 gives rise to the protein MTTVATHALKATIASRVSNYQRSLTFLIVNDIAPFVPDQEIDRGTIKIPPNLHLADPEFHRPAPIDLLLGSGTALSILCVGQIVLSRPDESDLYLQKSQLGWVIGGSAPVTSPAHGTLCHATTALQFDLTRFWEVEEGPQRQHLSESDIICESHFQEHTVRNRDGRYVVALPFNEKLSRLGDSKVQAKKRLHSLERKLQREPALKQEYHAVIQEYLDLGHMSELPQEQQSPEGYYLPHHGVVKVTSDTTKLRVVFDGSATTNSGIALNDALHTGPKIQDDLLHILLRFRIHRYVLTGDIEKMYRQFLVRPEDRKFQRILWRDTTGSIKTYELNTVTFGLSAAPYLAIRCLTQLSRDEGHRFPQAGKILLRDFYVDDVLTGTSTIEEALSLREDLTQILKTARLTIRQWASNDLTLLTGLPEQAINKKLYLGESSTLKTLGIVWNSSNDSITYAVETCSPPSRSTKRSITSEIAKIYDPLGLLGPVIITAKMLLQRIWTIKVDWDESLPMDIHTEWIRFYNKLPALNNITFPRRTIIESPRKVELHGFSDASEKAYGACLYLRTTDSRGHTETTLLFAKSKVAPLKTISIPRLELCGALLLTSLVETAKQALPVEIHKTIYWTDSTIVLHWVKTSPHTLKTFVANRVSEIQRRTANADWRHVPTADNPADLISRGQSPEDFLQPSIWQHGPTWLNEEESFWPTTELPQPETIPEQRVAICLKALICDTTILDNCSSWGKLQRIIARCLRWKGSNTTKGSLTSSELRYAHDVIIKLIQRQHFAEELRCLSRSEIGVKGKLQQLNPFIDKDGILRVGGRLKNSRIPFAQKHPIVLPKARITALIIEHEHRIQLHAGTQATLYAIRRRYWPIDGRSQVGKTIRNCVRCYRVQPPPTQYVMGDLPEARVTDSRPFANVGVDYCGPFFIKERRYRSRTHIKVYVAVFVCLSVKAIHLELVSDLTSEAFIAALRRFIARRGHCINIYSDNGTNFVGANNELRDLRELLQSDDHNEKVKTFLADRSITWNFIPPLTPHFGGIWEAAVKSFKRHFWRIAGAERFTFEVFNTLIIEIEAVLNSRPLTPISSDPNDTLVLTPGHFLIGDSLTSLRERDFRDVPSNRLSTWQHIQKLKQHFWNRWYKEYLNEMTSRSRWSSGTHPIKEGTIVLLREDNVPPMQWPLGRVIKVYPGSDGIVRAATVRTATTTLDRGVKRLVPLPNQPEEEPRDPTSTSRTRDPSTDNN